From Fusarium fujikuroi IMI 58289 draft genome, chromosome FFUJ_chr07, a single genomic window includes:
- a CDS encoding related to aquaporin: MSSSIQSRSARSTPAINASAFNPPEANGSSNERVPFMRDNSPEADSLPSNPALTPVITHGDNPPVSNRNSEADTVVPLQPVISQDPSRVRPGSRTGNFVTPKTARFSQDGGEPLQYSGGSMKSSRRRYRGEDYDFDQAADYPAVSDYERYWRNEGRNDRYTARRGPYPPPTFMNRRRAHPHDSDEEFYSSDDPRMPPTGGRRMMDEEMGYPHRPFHHRRASTLNGFNISTGKLEWSNLSPKEKSEIMRLPLTQWMNSNFKNHFVASLGELIGTTMFLFFAFAGTEVANIQAQTDSKTTTGESTGSLNVSKLLYISIIFGFSLMVNVWVFFRISGGLFNPAVTIAMLMVKAISMTRAICLFLSQILGSMLASVMVRYLFPETFNVRTTLGGGASLVQGVFIEALLTAELVFTIFMLAKEKHRATFIAPVGIGLALFIAEMVGVQFTGGSLNPARSFGPCVITGTFDSEHWIYWVGPGIGSLIAVCFYWFIKTLEYEMANPGADGDDLNDPTKNPEKRAEVQSNAVPSIAFGGGKTPSIRS, from the coding sequence ATGTCCTCTTCCATACAAAGCCGATCTGCTCGCAGTACACCTGCTATCAACGCATCCGCCTTTAATCCTCCTGAAGCCAATGGATCCTCTAATGAAAGAGTCCCTTTCATGCGAGACAACTCTCCTGAAGCCGACAGCCTACCGTCCAACCCAGCTCTTACTCCAGTCATCACCCATGGAGACAACCCTCCAGTCAGCAACAGAAACTCCGAGGCTGATACAGTAGTCCCCCTCCAACCCGTTATCAGTCAAGATCCCAGTCGAGTCCGTCCTGGCTCTCGCACCGGTAACTTTGTCACTCCCAAGACGGCTCGCTTCTCTCAGGATGGCGGAGAGCCTCTTCAGTACTCTGGAGGTTCCATGAAATCGTCGCGACGACGCTATCGTGGTGAAGACTACGACTTTGACCAGGCTGCCGACTACCCCGCAGTGAGTGACTATGAGCGATACTGGCGCAATGAAGGTCGCAATGATCGTTACACTGCTCGAAGAGGCCCTTACCCACCTCCCACATTCATGAACCGCCGTCGAGCGCACCCTCATGATTCGGATGAAGAGTTCTACAGCAGTGACGACCCTCGCATGCCTCCCACTGGCGGACGCAGAATGATGGACGAGGAGATGGGATATCCTCATCGACCTTTTCATCACCGACGTGCCTCTACCCTCAACGGCTTCAATATCTCTACAGGCAAGCTTGAGTGGAGTAACCTCAGTCCCAAGGAGAAATCAGAGATCATGCGTCTTCCTTTGACTCAGTGGATGAACTCAAATTTCAAGAACCACTTCGTCGCCAGTCTTGGCGAGCTCATCGGCACTACCatgttcctcttcttcgcctttgcCGGTACAGAAGTTGCCAATATTCAGGCCCAAACCGACAGCAAGACTACCACAGGAGAGTCTACTGGTAGCCTCAACGTTTCCAAGCTCCTCtacatctccatcatcttcggtTTCTCGCTCATGGTCAATGTCTGGGTCTTCTTCCGTATCAGCGGTGGTCTCTTTAACCCTGCCGTCACTATCgccatgttgatggtgaaggcTATCAGCATGACAAGAGCTATCTGTCTGTTCCTCTCTCAGATTCTTGGGTCAATGCTTGCCTCCGTTATGGTACGATATTTGTTTCCTGAGACATTCAACGTCCGAACTACTCTGGGAGGTGGTGCATCTCTGGTTCAGGGTGTGTTCATCGAAGCTCTTCTCACTGCTGAGTTGgtcttcaccatcttcatgCTTGCCAAAGAGAAGCACCGAGCCACATTTATTGCTCCCGTCGGTATCGGCCTGGCTCTTTTTATTGCAGAGATGGTCGGCGTCCAGTTCACTGGTGGGTCACTCAACCCTGCCCGGAGCTTTGGTCCTTGTGTCATCACCGGTACCTTCGACTCCGAGCACTGGATCTACTGGGTTGGTCCCGGAATTGGCTCTCTGATTGCTGTCTGCTTCTACTGGTTCATCAAGACTCTCGAATACGAGATGGCCAACCCCGGTGCTGATGGTGACGATCTCAACGATCCTACTAAGAACCCTGAGAAGCGAGCTGAAGTCCAGTCTAACGCCGTTCCCTCGATTGCCTTTGGCGGCGGCAAGACCCCTTCGATTCGCAGCTAA
- a CDS encoding related to anaphase promoting complex subunit 10: MDITRGSRRARHVAATHANPNNNTNARAQAQANRASSPRPVPSDITSSPVPQAPAATPSGPSTRLHPSQGASPLAAAPMVTPDGPPVHRTPDQPPDQRRRRAPPPNPFRLYRMFAAVVGCHWSSATYRRLPPTDAFISLLLLYLLFFFFFNTRSTLHTPSRIIISPHIPIANSSNKYLVNPLSLSPSFLSSGTFICCSQLDHSFITELVPPLSEQTIPSLNMPSRRDIYIPPPPASTHRINRDHRIKRVPLQDLAFKKSSGALLQQRKRVFRTVPSPDKENVEACYRAIDHLSVTFEEWYQERMRLLRESRELRTSINNILLAAQQPTDRSRLSMPPRDSDASSSDAEPDESILFNRARPMAAPAGPSSDATMANNDDQAAEDDVDQRTLSHSPEEYEDENSIDEEEEEEVDEDEDDEEAAEHDQAHEAATLFDPATAGLKEISNLARFTVSSHKPGNGVEELKSDDLKLFWQSDGPQPHKLTMYFTKRVGIRDIRFYVDYNEDESYTPTKVVFKAGTSENNLIEFATMALENPSGWQQVPIAGAGGGPDGNTLVAWVVQMQILENHQNGKDTHLRGIKIYSFDNDSALGPGRDGNPVEDVLDLMDTATSHINPSSTRSRLSNFGASNFESAEGGLAIPEFMREPEIR; encoded by the exons ATGGACATCACTCGTGGTTCAAGAAGAGCACGGCATGTAGCTGCCACTCATGCGAAcccaaacaacaacacaaacGCCCgggcacaggcacaggcaaATAGGGCCTCGAGCCCGAGACCTGTACCATCCGATATAACCTCATCCCCAGTGCCCCAAGCTCCAGCTGCTACTCCAAGCGGCCCTTCTACTAGATTGCACCCGAGCCAAGGCGCTTCTcctcttgctgctgctccaaTGGTTACGCCTGACGGTCCTCCAGTTCATCGAACACCAGATCAACCTCCTGACCAGAGACGACGTCGAGCGCCTCCTCCTAATCCGTTTCGTCTGTATAGAA TGTTTGCAGCTGTAGTTGGCTGCCATTGGTCATCTGCCACTTATCGACGGCTGCCACCA ACTGATGCCTTCATCTCTCTTCTGCTCTTATACcttctgttcttcttcttcttcaacaccagaTCTACACTTCATACTCCTTCacgcatcatcatctctccCCATATCCCAATAGCCAATTCTTCCAACAAATATCTTGTTAACCCTCTTTCTCTATCACcatctttcctttcttctggTACCTTCATCTGCTGTTCTCAGCTTGATCACTCCTTCATCACTGAACTTGTTCCCCCTTTATCCGAACAAACCATCCCATCCCTGAACATGCCTTCGCGCCGCGACATCTACatccctccccctccagcCTCAACTCATCGAATCAACCGCGATCACCGCATCAAGCGAGTTCCACTCCAAGATCTTGCCTTCAAGAAGTCCAGTGGCGCTCTTCTGCAGCAGCGCAAGCGAGTCTTCCGAACCGTTCCTTCTCCAGACAAGGAGAACGTGGAAGCCTGCTACCGAGCCATTGATCATCTCAGTGTCACCTTTGAGGAGTGGTATCAAGAGCGCATGCGACTTCTCCGCGAATCACGAGAACTGCGAACAAGTATTAACAACATTCTCCTAGCTGCCCAGCAGCCTACAGACCGATCTCGTCTCAGCATGCCTCCCCGCGATTCCGACGCCTCTAGCTCCGACGCCGAGCCTGATGAGAGTATTCTCTTCAACCGCGCTCGCCCAATGGCTGCTCCCGCTGGCCCTTCTTCTGATGCCACAATGGCTAACAACGACGACCAAGCTGCTGAGGACGATGTTGATCAGCGCACTCTTTCTCACTCCCCTGAAGAgtatgaggatgagaactcaatcgacgaagaagaagaagaagaagtcgatgaagacgaggatgacgaagaagccgCTGAGCACGACCAGGCTCATGAAGCTGCTACCCTTTTCGACCCCGCTACTGCTGGACTAAAGGAGATTTCCAACCTTGCCCGTTTCACTGTTAGCAGCCACAAGCCTGgcaatggtgttgaggagctcaagagcGATgacctcaagctcttctggcA ATCTGATGGCCCTCAGCCTCACAAGCTCACCATGTACTTCACCAAGCGTGTTGGTATTCGCGACATTCGCTTCTACGTTGACTACAACGAGGACGAGTCCTACACCCCTACCAAGGTCGTCTTCAAGGCCGGCACCAGTGAGAACAATCTCATCGAGTTTGCTACCATGGCTCTCGAGAATCCCTCCGGCTGGCAGCAGGTTCCCATCGCTGGCGCCGGCGGTGGCCCTGACGGCAACACCCTCGTCGCTTGGGTCGTTCAGATGCAGATCCTCGAGAACCACCAAAACGGCAAGGATACCCATCTTCGCGGTATCAAGATTTATTCTTTCGACAATGACTCCGCTCTTGGCCCCGGTCGCGATGGTAACCCTGTCGAAGATGTCCTCGACCTCATGGACACGGCCACTAGCCATATCAACCCCAGCTCTACTCGTTCGCGCCTCAGCAACTTTGGAGCTTCCAATTTTGAGTCTGCGGAGGGAGGTCTCGCCATCCCTGAGTTCATGCGAGAGCCTGAGATCCGCTAA